taatattttaattaaatattaaaatataataaaatttaaatacatgaataaaaaattaaattttaaaagtgttgacattcttaaaaaaacatatatgtcaatataaaatagaaataagcttaaatatgttttaatcacaaaattataAGATAAACATTTACGAATTTAATAAGTTGTTTAGAGCTGCTTTTGATTCTCAGTAAATcgcatttacattttttaatttgttacctTCAATCTATCAATATACCATTAGATTTTTCCATCGTTATTTATAAGAATTTAGGTTAGAACATCACCAATTAATGCATTGagaattttttacaatttttaaaaaaattctaaattactTTTCCCTATTCCAACACCTTCGTAAGCTTAAGAATAGTGGAAATAAGTTTCTACATCGTCGAAGAAGGCGATTCCAATCACGATGGCGGCCCTTGCCTCCATCGTCGGCGAACGGTGACCAGAGTTCTCCCTGGGCGAAGGCTCCCCTGGTGGCGGCTCCACCGCCGTCGGACCCAGTGGACGGGGTTGTCTCAATAACAATCCCTGCAGAGATCTTAGCGGACCCTAACCCTCTCTGGCGCTGCTATGCTGTCGGGTACTTCATTGGCGACGCCCCACACATCGGCTCCATTCACGCCACTGTTAACCGCCTCTGGTCTTCTCCAAAGACTGGTAACAAAATCGTTGTGCAGTTTCTTGAGAAGAATATTGTTCTTTTCCGAATTGAGAACACTCTGGTGCGGGAGAGAGTGATTCAACGACGCTACTGGCACATTTCGGATGTTCCCCTAGTGGTTAACAAGTGGTCCCTTGAAACGGCGCTAGATCCCCAGGACCTCTCGGCCATGCCTATTTGGATCGACCTCAAGGGAGTTCCGAGTATGCTGTTCTCTCACAAGGCTCTCAAGTGTCTCAGTCGCGCAGCGAGAAAGTTCGTCAAGCTGCATCCTAGCACTGAGAGGTGTACGAGGATAGATGTGGCTCGGGTGCTTGTTGAGGTCAACGTACAAGCCCCTCTGGTGGAGAAAATCATATGTCTGGACAAGGATGGTTTGGAAATGATGATTGATATGAGTTACCCCTGGCTGCCTCCGCAATGTAATGTCTGCGATGCGTGGGGTCATAAAGGGGTCAACTGTACGTCTAATAAGATTCGTGTTTTGCAGAATGGTAAAGAGATTGTTGAGGAAACTGGAGATACTGAAGTGGTGATAAATGGTGAAGGCAAGGTGAGATATGAGCTTGACAAAAACCGCAATGTAGTAAATGAGCTGCTTCTTGAACTGGAAGATCTTCCTCCAGCTTTGGGAAGTGATGTTGTGGGTGATGTTTCCAGGAAAGCATTTGAAGTGGGAGGTATTTCACTATCTGCATCAGAGCTTGTGGCAGAGAACTCAGAGCTTGACTGGGCTTTAGTTGGAGGCAAGTCCCCTCAGATGGAAGCAAAGAGAACTGAGGAGATGGCAGAGGTTGATGGGAGGAATGATGGCATAATCTCTCCGTCGCGATTCAGTGTTTTAGCGATAGAGGGAAACGATGATAATCAAGAAGAGGACGAAGACAGTAAGGAGGAAGGTGGGGTAGAAGAGGTAGAAGAGTTAGAAGAGGGAGAGGTAGATGCTGGGGAACAAAAAGAGAGTACAAAACTGAAAGATGTCGCGAAGAGTGTTCGTCTCCGCACTAATACCAGTTTGAAGCTTAGCAAGCAGTTCCCAGCTCGTGCTAAGGATACTAAGTCATTAAGGGCCAGCACTATCGCCAAAAAGCTTCCAGTAGGAAGTTATGAAGTCCTTTTTCGCATGGAACATGCGTGGCTTCAATATGCCTCGCAAACACAGAGAAGTCAGAAGATAAGTACAAGCAGAAAAGTTCTTATTTGGATGCTTATTGGAGACGAGAGTTCAACAGGAAAATTATGGAGATTGTTTGGGAGCTGCGTTACCAGGATGGGCTTCAATAGCAAACTATGATTTCAGCCCGTTAGGACGTATTTGGTTTTGCTGGACTGAAGGGGAAGTTGTTACTAGGCTGCACGCTAGTTCTCAGGTCATAACTTGTGCTGTTCAGATTCCTGAGACAAGAGAGCAGTTTATACGTTCTGCTGTTTATGCTTCAAATTGTGAGGTGGAGAGAAGAAAGCTGTGGGATGATTTGCGAGAAACTCAGGCAGTTTACAAGCTTCTGGATTCGTCTTGGATGGTCATTGGGGATTTCAACACTACTCTATCTTCGAGAGAGCACTCGAGAGTGGGTATGAGTCGAGCTTCGCAGACCGGGATGCGACAATTTCAGGATATGGTGGGAGACTGCAATTTAACTGACATGGCGTCTACTGGTGCTTTTTCACGTGGTGGAACAAGAGGGATGAGGAACCTAGAGGAAAGAAATTGGATCGAGCATTGATAAATGCGGCCTGGTTCAGGGACTTTCCTTACTCTTCATCACGTTTTGAGGCAGGGGCATTTCCGATCACGCTAGGTGTGTGGTCCAACTATCAGAAGTTCACAATGAAGCACGAAGACCTTTCCGGTTCCTAAACTACCTTACGGAGCACGCTGACTTCCTACCTACAGTCAAGTGTGTGTGGGATTCTGCTCCAGCCATACACTACTCTCGCACAGCTTTAAGCAGGTTTCAAGCCAAGCTGAAGCTTCTCAAGTATGACATGCGGATGCTAAATAAGACCCACTATGGTGATCTACCGCGGAGAACCAAACTTGCATTCGAAGAGATGTGTCAGAGCCAAAACCTGGCTCTACAGGATCCAAACCCCACAACctttgctgctgctgctgaagCATCTGACAGATGGAGTAAATTGACAAGCATTGAGGAGAAGTTCTTCTGACAGAAGTCTGGCATCAGATGGTTGGGAGCTGGTGACCAAAATATGGTGTTCTTTCACCGGGCTGTTCAGACTCAATCCTCTAGAAATTCCATTAAGAGTCTCATAAATGAGGCTGGAGAAACGCTAATTGACCCCGCAGCTATCAAGAGGGAGGCAGTCCTGCATTTTCAGAAGTTTCTCCAAGTTCAGGATCAGGGTTCCAAAGCTGATTCACTCCCCATGCTGCAGGACTTAATATATTATCGCTGCTCGCCTGACTCCGCTGCGGGCTTAGTTGCTCCAGTCTCTGCTGAGGAGATCATATCAGCCATCCGAGCTCTGCCAAACGACAAAGTCTCGGGTCCAGATGGGTACACAAAGGAATTTTTCGTAGCAGCTTGGCCAGTGGTGGGAGCAGAATTCATCATCTCAGTGCAATCCTTCTTTCTGTTTGGGTTCTTTCCTACGGGGGTCAATGCTACGATCCTCTCTCTCATCCCGAAGATAGAGGATGCGCAAGGAATGAAAGACTACCGACCTATAGCTTGCTGCAACTTCTTGTACAAGGTCATCTCAAAGGTACTAGCACGCCGGCTAAAAACCATTCTCCCGGAGGCCATTGAGCTTAATCAGACTGCTTTCATAAAGGGCAGACTGTTGTTGGAAAATGTTCTTCTTGCCTCCGAGCTTGTCAATGGATATCATCGGACATCTAACACCAATAGAGCTGCGGTTAAGTTCGATATCTCCAAAGCGTTCGACACGGTTAAATGGTCTTTTATCACATCAGCCTTGAAGGCTATGGGTCTTCCTCTGCAGTTTATTCTCTGGATCAAGGTCTGTATCTCCACAGCGGCCTTCTCGGTCTCTGTAAACGGTAGCTTGGAAGGCTTCTTCTCAAGTGCCAGAGGTATTAGACAGGACTGCTCTCTCTCGCCTTATTTATACGTCATATTGAATAATGTACTCTCGCTGATGCTGAACAAGGCAGCAGAAGCTAGACAGTTTGATTACCACCCACAGTGTAGGGAATTGAAGCTCACGCATCTTAGCTTTGCCGATGACATCTTTGTGTTCACTGATGGCTCACTTAAATCTTTGAGGGGGATATTATCTGTCATGGAGCAGTTTGCTGGTATCTCGGGGCTGCATATCAATGCTGCGAAATCTTCTATATTTGCTACGGGGCAGGGCGTCTCTACCATGCTTAATGAGGCTGTGTAAATTGGGATTACAGTGGGTACCTTGCCTGTTAAATATCTGAGCATGCCACTCACCACCAAAGCTCTATCTAAGCAGGATTGCGAGCCTCTACTTGAAAAGGTGCGAGGCAGATTGCTTTCTTGGAGGAACAAATGCCTCTCCTACGCGGGCAGGCTACAACTACTTAAATCAGCCATCTCTAGTATAGTAAACTTTTGGAGCCAAGCCTTCATTACTCCCCAAATCATGTCTCAATAAGCTTGAGAGCATGTGCAGTGCATTTTTGTGGTCCGGCTCCCCTAATCATACGCATAAGGCAAAGGTGGCATGGGAAGATCTCTGTTGCCCTAAAGAAGAGGGAGGACTAGGCCTCAGGAAGCTTCGGGATTCATCAAAAGTATTTTCCATGAGTTTGATATGGAGGATTCTTACGCAAACGAACTCTCTTTGGGTCTCTTGGATTCAGCAGTATCTCTTAAGGCAGAACTCTTTCTGGGATGTTAAGGAGGATGCAAAGGGTTCTTGGATGTGGAGAAAGCTACTGAAGTTAAGACCTCTAGTCTATCAGTTCGTTTGGGTGGAGGTTAAAGATGGCCGCACTGCATTCTTCTGGTTCGACAACTGGCTACAACTGGGTAAATTGATTGATATCACGGGAGAAATTGGCACATGATATCTTGGAGTTCCCCGGAATGCTCGGGTCTGTGAAGCGGTAACGCGTTCGAGTTGGAATGTAAGGGATCGTAGGAGTTGTCATTTTCATGACCTTCACTCGTGCATCCAGGGAGAGCCAGTGCCTGATACCAATGGAGGTAGCGATATTGTCCTTTGGAAGCACTCTGATGATTCATACAAACCATATTTCTCTTCGACACGTACTTGGGACCAGATCAGAGAGAGAAAAGCTGCGGTTTTCTGGTGTAAAGGGGTTTGGTTTGCTCAAGAAGTACCGAGATTTTCCTTCATTGTTTGGCTGGCAGCTAGGAACAGATTGTCAACGGGGGACCGTATGAGAGCGTGGGGTATTCAACAGGCTTGTGTTCTTTGTGGAGAGCCTGACGAGACTCGCGACCATATCCTCTTTGCTTGCCCGTATTCATTTACTGTCTGGGATAGTTTGGTAAACAGACTGAGTGGCAACATGACAGATCCTGACTGGTTGACCACTCTGCAATTTGTGACTGCAAACAACCTGCAGATTCTTGACAAGATTCTACTCAAAATGGCGTTTCAGACTTCCATTTATCACATCTGGAAAGAACGGAATGAGCGAAGACATCAAACTGGCTTCCGTACGGCGAGTCAAGTCATGCGCATTGTCGACAAAGCAGTGCGCAATAGGATAACGCCTCTTCGGTATACGGCAGGCCACAAGTATGTTGGACTGATGCAGCGGTGGTTTGAAGTTACAGCCACTTCATAGgagaataaaacatattttatactcTCACAGCCTTTTAAGTTTCTATAGTAGGCTCAAAAATAGGTTGTAAATCTTTTTCACTATgatcaataaattaaaaatttcatggaaaaaaaatattccaaggttataattttttaaaatttatcaatgaATAATATATCTGCATATATATGTGTAATGCAATCTATCCAAAGTACTTTTATGTAGTAACTAAATATGGAATCGTTCATACTGAAATCTACTAcatatttcacatttttttaacaaataattatttacaaaaaaataaataccaaaaaaggttattgaaaataaattatggaTTCAAAACTTAAAGAATTTCTGAATCATTTTATTGTTCATCAAAATATACAGATTtaagtattaaaaattattaaaaatttataaaattatatgtttatatgaaataaagattatttaactatatttcaaaaaataatttaaaatcaatcAGATGatctatgaaaatatataatatacataatataatagaaaacatttttattttattaaatgtagattattataaattttaagaaagatTTAAACATGATTACTGAAAGATTAATAGAAACATTTAATATGTTAACATAAACTAATGATatttcaaacaaataaaatattttgaaacaaatattatattcataacTTTGCAAGCAAGTATAAGATCATCTTCTTTTGGAATATCATAgttatagatttattttcaaTAATGTTTTTAAGGAAAGTTGAATAATAGAGTTAGTTACGATTTTAAGTATGATTTCTGTAGTTAATACATAGTATATTCATTCATTAACTCTTCCGTATCTTGTTACACttcaagaaaacagcggtattctgacggacattccgacggaaaatgaaatcctcggaatttcttcggaatataccgacggaattccgaggaaacatcaatccgtcggaatattccgaggaaattccgacgaactagtgatcgatcgatgcgtttttggacatatacccatcgatcgatcacattgttacgctttggtccatcttagtgatcgatcgatgcgtttttggacataaatccatcgatcgatccgtttataaaaaacatttgagattttgaaaccccaaacactagttcctcggaatttcttcggaatattccgaggaaattccgaggaacacttgatatcctcgatcgatcgatgggataatctcatcgatcgatcacattgttacgctttggtccatcttagtgatcgatcgatgcgtttttggacatatatccatcgatcgatccgtttaaaaaaaaacattcgagattttgaaaccccaaacactagttcctcggaatttcctcggaatattccgagggaattccgaggaacacttgatatcctcgatcgatcgatgggataatctcatcgatcgatcacattgttacgctttggtccatcttagtgatcgatcgatgcgtttttggacatatatccatcgatcgatccgtttaaaaaaaaattgacgttttgaaaccccaaacactagttcctcggaatttcctcggaatatttcgacggaattccgaggaagaaaagggtttcctcggaatttcctcggaatattccgagggaattccgaggaaatagggtttttaaaccgaaaacaacgtttttgcggtttgaataacacctaaataacccttattaagtgtcttacgttcattatgaagtcaaaaatttgttccttaccctataataaacacttttccgattgtatgaacgaaatctccacaacataagagaaacacttatacactttaatgaacggtaaagggaatacttacaattcgttttgaaatttgttatttcatggtttatgctcatctatacaaagaatcctcaatggtatgcattacaattgtataagaaatgaaatacggcaaaaaaaattgatgttttgaaaccccaaacactagttcctcggaatttcctcggaatattccgaggaaaaatataaattaatagaaatacatgcacaggatattttttttcctcgaattaatgaaaatattccgaggaaattccgacggatatttaagtggccgtcggaatttcctcggaatattttcatttaaccgggcaaacaagccgccaaatattttgggaaaattgaaattgaaaatactgagggaattccgacggaaaatatccgtcggacccaaggttttataaactcgaaacgcatcttcttccccatttctctcttcttcctctccggcgatctctctctccttccggcgttctccaccttctctcgcgacgatctctccggcgaatcctttccattcccttacaaatcatgtaaggaccctatcccactctcttaggtcctatttgttaggtttttaagtagatttgatgattttagaaggtttttgacagatttttgttagggtgattgggtaggattgtgatttgttgtgtaataggtttagaattgtgatttgattgtgttgaattgatttagaactttttttataaattgttcattatttttgtatttacaaaacatttttttctatataaattcgattttacaaaacgttttttgtatataaattcgacttttggatttataaaagatgattccatatttataaaaatatttatatttattaaaactaattttttatttataaaacatttttttgatttataaacactatttttttatttttgtatttataaaaactatttttaaatatacaaaccgttctttgtatataaattcgatttttggatttataaaagatgatttcatagtttaaaattaattttgtatttataaaatattttttttatttataagcactattttattattttttgcatttataaaaactattttgtatttataaaaagatgatttcatatctttaaaattatttatatttataaaactaattttgtatttataaaacattttttgatttataaacactattttattattttttgtatttataaaaactattttgtatttataaaaagatgatttcatatttattaaaactaattttgtatttataaaacattttttttatttataaaaactattttattattttttgtattttaaatatgttttctatttcaattttaattttatattttcgaatttcaatttaaaaaaataaatttataatttttttttaattttggaaatattccgacgaagtttatccctcggaatattctgacgacatcttcctcggaatattccgaggaattttcgacgaacttgtggtcctcggaaattccgaggaaatagggtttcctcggaattccgtcggaaatttccgagggattccgaggaaagatgaatttccgagaagttatttccgaggatttttttcgtcggtatgtcgtcggaatagcgttatttcgacgacataccgacgattttttccctcagtatgccgctgttttcttgtagtgttatgaTCCGAACCGAAACAAAGAAAGTGGTTTGGATTTGATACCAACGAATATATTGAATTGGATGTTACTTGTAAGAACGGTTTatagatatggtttggtatataaaccgatcaaaccaaataaaccgaataattaaaatatagaagtataattatacataaactaatataattaataaattatatgcataaatttattttattgatatgatcttcataattaagatattgattttagtaatttaatattttgttttaagttaaaagttattttttcatttttatcaaattaaacaaaacataagtttttcttttttattgacAATTATGcgataatatttagttatttaataatgttatatagtactatttttattatttttattctatgaaaaacatattattattaatgtaatatgtttactaattattttaaatagtaaacGTAATAAATAGTCTATTTAAAAACACAATATCttcatgttttattaaaataatataaaattaaatgtatttATGACTTTTCGATAtggttttaaaatgatatatgttattataaaccgaaatattaaaaaaagaaatattgaacTGAAATTCGGATTAAACACtcttatttttttacatatatttttactcCACGCATGTTCGCGGATCCCCACCTAGCAGACAAATGTAgggattgataaaaaataaaaaaaaaagaagacaaataTAGGGATGGATTATCTTTCCTTTGGGTAAAACAAAAAGTTGACGAAGActtctaaattattttaacGTTTTTGGCCGAAGAAATATGATGATCgcttgaaaataataatattcttttttgtAACTTGGGGTTCAGATTTAACAAGTCTTCGAAAGCCAAGTTGACGAAAGCTTGTATTTAATTCTGAAACCGAAGCCAAGTGGATACAAACTAtgctcaacaaaaaaaaagcaaagagagaaagaagtttTCGACAAAAAAGTGAATAAATCTATGAGTTGTTATAAACGAAGGTATAATGGAAGTGCATATTGGAATGCACATATTCGAATGCTCATATTCTTGTGTCTTTGTATTTTCTAACCCGTATTGTATTATGGTTTCATACTtatgtaattccctatataaagGATTTTTTATTGTctaataaagagagagactttCCTCTtattttcataacacgttatcagcacgatagcctctagcCCTAAGCTCCCATGAAATATTCTTCAACTCAGCCGAAAATTATCGAACCCTAAACGCAAAGAAATCTGCCTCGGAATTTCAAAGAGGCCGTTCTCTCAAACCGTGAAgacccagaaaacgatcaagatatcaaatcgaagcaCTCGCCGAGACGAATCCGTCAgtgcaaaccgcttgtcgatctgaccaccgacgcGCCCTCACGCACAGATACAGTGCGCGCCGATTTGATTTGGAAACAAAATCCGATTCCAACAAGGATTTTCTAGCCGAACTCAACTCATGTGCAAGAATCTAATATCAACAAGGAGTTTAAGCCGAGAGGAGTTGCTGCCCGTGCGATCAAACTCTCTTTTCCATTCAGATCAAAAGGAGTTCATTGGTAAACTATCTCAAACTTTAAAACTACTTAGAGGTCGAGTTTAATGTAATTAAACTCGAACCATACAAGAGAGAACCAATCGCATATACCTTAATATGTGATCATAGAAATCAAAACCTAACCAACTATGAATACATAATTCGATTTATATCCTTATAAAtcatatagtatatgtttaaaACTTAGTAAAACATGGTCATAAGTTTTAAACCTGAGAACTAATCTA
The window above is part of the Brassica napus cultivar Da-Ae chromosome C1 unlocalized genomic scaffold, Da-Ae chrC01_Random_12, whole genome shotgun sequence genome. Proteins encoded here:
- the LOC106354555 gene encoding uncharacterized protein LOC106354555 produces the protein MAALHSSGSTTGYNWGEPVPDTNGGSDIVLWKHSDDSYKPYFSSTRTWDQIRERKAAVFWCKGVWFAQEVPRFSFIVWLAARNRLSTGDRMRAWGIQQACVLCGEPDETRDHILFACPYSFTVWDSLVNRLSGNMTDPDWLTTLQFVTANNLQILDKILLKMAFQTSIYHIWKERNERRHQTGFRTASQVMRIVDKAVRNRITPLRYTAGHKYVGLMQRWFEVTATS
- the LOC106354547 gene encoding uncharacterized protein LOC106354547, with the translated sequence MAATVRGNDSGASELAATTRAEVTAALSDGVRFQSRWRPLPPSSANGDQSSPWAKAPLVAAPPPSDPVDGVVSITIPAEILADPNPLWRCYAVGYFIGDAPHIGSIHATVNRLWSSPKTGNKIVVQFLEKNIVLFRIENTLVRERVIQRRYWHISDVPLVVNKWSLETALDPQDLSAMPIWIDLKGVPSMLFSHKALKCLSRAARKFVKLHPSTERCTRIDVARVLVEVNVQAPLVEKIICLDKDGLEMMIDMSYPWLPPQCNVCDAWGHKGVNCTSNKIRVLQNGKEIVEETGDTEVVINGEGKVRYELDKNRNVVNELLLELEDLPPALGSDVVGDVSRKAFEVGGISLSASELVAENSELDWALVGGKSPQMEAKRTEEMAEVDGRNDGIISPSRFSVLAIEGNDDNQEEDEDSKEEGGVEEVEELEEGEVDAGEQKESTKLKDVAKSVRLRTNTSLKLSKQFPARAKDTKSLRASTIAKKLPENYGDCLGAALPGWASIANYDFSPLGRIWFCWTEGEVVTRLHASSQVITCAVQIPETREQFIRSAVYASNCEVERRKLWDDLRETQAVYKLLDSSWMVIGDFNTTLSSREHSRVGMSRASQTGMRQFQDMVGDCNLTDMASTGAFSRGGTRGMRNLEERNWIEGISDHARCVVQLSEVHNEARRPFRFLNYLTEHADFLPTVKCVWDSAPAIHYSRTALSRFQAKLKLLKYDMRMLNKTHYGDLPRRTKLAFEEMCQSQNLALQDPNPTTFAAAAEASDRWSKLTSIEEKFF